From the Kallotenue papyrolyticum genome, the window CCGAGATGGCGCATCTCGAGCCGGAGGTGCGGCGCATCACCGACCGCCTCGACGCCGTCGGCAACACCACGGCAGCGATCGGCAAGGGCTTTGCGATCGGCTCGGCGGCGCTGACGGCACTGGCGCTGTTCGCGGCCTACACCGCCGCGGTGCGGCTCGATGCGGTCTCGTTGACCGATCCCAACCTGATCGTTGGCCTGTTTCTCGGTGGCATGCTGCCGTTCCTGTTTTCGGCCATGACCATGGAGGCGGTGGGGCGCGCTGCTTCCAGCATGATCGAGGAGGTGCGGCGTCAGTTCCGGTCGATTCCGGGGCTGATGGAGGGCACAGCACCGCCCGACTACGCCCGCTGCGTCAGCATCTCGACGGCGGCGGCGCTGCGCGAGATGCTGGTGCCGGGCCTGATGGCGGTGATCGTGCCGCTACTGGTCGGCTTTGTGCTGGGCAAAGCCGCGCTGGGTGGTCTGCTGGCCGGCGCGCTGGTGACGGGCGTGCTGCTGGCGGTGTTTATGGCCAACGCCGGCGGTGCCTGGGACAATGCCAAAAAATATATCGAGGTCGGCAACCTGGGCAGCAAAGGCTCGGATATTCATAAGGCCACGGTGGTGGGCGATACCGTCGGCGATCCCTTCAAAGATACCTCCGGGCCATCGCTCAACATCCTGATCAAGCTGATGAGCATTGTCGCGCTAGTCTTCGCGCCGCTGTTCGCCGAGCGTAGTGGCCTGCTCGGCGCAGCGCTAGAGCAGGCGCGGCTGCTGGCGCGCGTGTTGGTGATGGGGAGCGGCTAAGCGCCGGTATGGTGCGCTAGCCGCGCTGCGGCGAGGGTGATCATCGGCATACGCGCAGGCGGCCTAGCTGCCTCCAGAGGCGTACTGCTGGGATCAAGTGCGCATGTCGGACAAAGGAGTCGCCATGTTTCGGGGACTGCAAGGGCTTGGAACCTTCGAGCAAATCGCGATCTGGATTGTCCTGTCGCTGGCGCTGGCCGGGCTGGCCTATGCCTTCTGGCTCCGTCAGCGCATTCTGGCCTATGAGACCGGCAACGAACGCATGCGCGAGGTGTGGGGCTGGATCCGCGCCGGTGCCAACGCCTACCTAGCGCGTCAGTTTCGCACCATTGCCATCGCGATCGTGGTGCTGTCGGTGCTGCTCTTTTTTAGCGTGTACATCATTCCGCCCACCCCCGAGGCGGTTGAGGTCTGGGGCGAGGCCAACGCGCCACTGGCGATCGGCGTGGGCCGTACCGTCGCCTTTCTGCTGGGCTCGCTGTTCTCCTATGCGGTCGGCTATGTGGGCATGAATGTGGCGGTAGCGGCCAACGTGCGCGTGGCGGCGGCCTCGCGCAAGAGCTACAGCAAGGCGCTGGAAGTCGCCTATCGCTCCGGCACGGTCACGGGCATGCTGTGCGTGGGCCTGGGCCTGCTGGGCGGGACGCTGATCTTTCTGTTCTACGGCATCTCGGCGCCCGATGCGCTGCTGGGCTTCGGCTTTGGGGGCTCGCTGATTGCGCTGTTTATGCGCGTGGGCGGCGGGATCTACACCAAGGCCGCCGACGTGGGCGCCGACCTGGTGGGCAAGGTCGAAGCCGGGCTGCCCGAAGACGACACGCGCAATGCAGCGGTGGTGGCCGACCTGGTGGGCGACAACGTTGGCGATTGCGCCGGCATGGCCGCCGACGTGTTCGAGTCCTTCGAGGTCACGATCGTCGCGGCGATGATCCTGGGCATCGTGCTGGGCACGGCGGCCGGCGGTGGCCTGGAAGCCTTCAACCCCTTCTACCTGATCTTCCCGCTGCTGGCGCGTGGCGTGGGCGTGGTGGCCTCGATCATCGGCACCTACGTGGTGCGCACCACCGACCGTGAGCGCAACGCCATGGGCGCCATGAACCGCGGCTTCTACCTCTCGGCGGTGATCGCCGTGGTGGGCACGCTGCTGCTGACCTTTATCTACCGCAATGAGGGCCAGATCGACCTGCGCCCCTTCCTGGCGATCCTGGTGGGCGTGCTGCTGGCGATCGCGCTGGACCGGCTGACCGAGTACTTCACCTCGACGCACTTCGCGCCGGTGCGCGAAACCTCGCGCGCGTCGCAGACCGGCTCGGCGA encodes:
- a CDS encoding sodium-translocating pyrophosphatase; its protein translation is MFRGLQGLGTFEQIAIWIVLSLALAGLAYAFWLRQRILAYETGNERMREVWGWIRAGANAYLARQFRTIAIAIVVLSVLLFFSVYIIPPTPEAVEVWGEANAPLAIGVGRTVAFLLGSLFSYAVGYVGMNVAVAANVRVAAASRKSYSKALEVAYRSGTVTGMLCVGLGLLGGTLIFLFYGISAPDALLGFGFGGSLIALFMRVGGGIYTKAADVGADLVGKVEAGLPEDDTRNAAVVADLVGDNVGDCAGMAADVFESFEVTIVAAMILGIVLGTAAGGGLEAFNPFYLIFPLLARGVGVVASIIGTYVVRTTDRERNAMGAMNRGFYLSAVIAVVGTLLLTFIYRNEGQIDLRPFLAILVGVLLAIALDRLTEYFTSTHFAPVRETSRASQTGSATNILSGLALGYESSVYAALVIALSILASVLIFGSQGFLAILYGVSLTGIGMLTLTGNTISMDAFGPISDNANGIGEMSGLEPSAREVMDDLDATGNTTKAITKGVAIGSAVIAAVALYGSFFADVNRANVQIGLPELTGINIAAPSVFIGLLVGGALPFLFSALTIRAVSRAASQIVNEVRRQLRIPGVMERTVQPDYARAVAISTTAAQRELLSLGIIAVLSPIVVGFLLGVESLGAFLAGTIVAGQLLAVFMANAGGAWDNAKKYIEEGNFGGKHTEAHKAAVVGDTVGDPLKDTSGPALNPLLKVINLVGLLVAPIVVAVNRNHGPNLVVVLLMLLLLAAITWAVLRSKQQADALAPTPAETAAPVGEQV